A window of Parasynechococcus marenigrum WH 8102 contains these coding sequences:
- a CDS encoding DUF3067 family protein — translation MLDLSTETPSDPLGVEELIGCLRQRWRATYDLQLVARRQRLYLQVMWAYLEQQSFPMDEVTYREHLAEVLDVVNRLGLAAEVRQWITTTRDKPRLGKALSLQLRAEGPAAENLLREFLV, via the coding sequence GTGCTTGATCTCTCCACTGAAACGCCCTCGGATCCCCTCGGAGTTGAGGAGTTGATTGGCTGTCTACGCCAGCGCTGGCGGGCGACTTACGACCTTCAACTGGTGGCTCGACGGCAGCGTTTGTACCTGCAGGTGATGTGGGCTTATTTGGAGCAACAGTCCTTTCCCATGGACGAAGTCACCTATCGAGAGCACCTGGCGGAAGTGCTGGATGTTGTGAATCGTCTTGGTTTGGCGGCTGAGGTGCGCCAATGGATCACCACCACCCGGGATAAACCACGTCTCGGCAAGGCCCTGAGCCTTCAGTTGCGAGCTGAAGGACCTGCGGCGGAGAACCTGCTCAGGGAGTTTCTGGTCTGA
- a CDS encoding Rqc2 family fibronectin-binding protein, whose protein sequence is MDLTTLRAVLSDLRPKLLPSRFEKAQQPDPATLQLGFRSLQGMLWLELSWQADAPRLVQIPPAPRQGAGSTLSQQIQHSLRQMALIELVQTGFERVVEFRMAPRPGDAVQRVLVLELMGRHSNLLLLGEQRQVVALGRQVRDHQSRVRPIGTGDAYLPPPPLQGQAPSSTEGFERWRERLRLLPLPLRKALPQAYQGISPPLARQLAGERLATSVEQLEQSAWCELHRHWQAWLACLETEQFRLFLDEEGYRVWSSHPDQSGDAEGNEGNLALALGHWYRARIDQRDLQRACDELRQRLSRWRSKEDLALEDQRRRLAACADSTDLQQQADALLCLPAPNRDEVDLAQKLYRRARKLRRSSTVLEERILHHDSRLQLINGSEAFIDDLQAAAWQPMAARLEALSDLRRELDELLNPVGRQERKQRQQQGTPQPLELTSPSGLLLQVGRNHRQNDWISLRQARSGDLWFHAQECPGSHVVLKSSAGLADDDDLQLACDLASYFSRARGNVRVAIVMVPTDHLQRIAGAGPGTVRHSGGEVRWGDPLRAETRLSSLEASSLAIRKG, encoded by the coding sequence ATGGACCTCACCACCCTGCGGGCGGTGCTGAGTGACCTTCGTCCCAAGCTGCTGCCCAGCCGGTTCGAGAAGGCTCAACAACCGGATCCAGCCACCCTGCAACTCGGGTTCCGCAGCCTGCAGGGCATGCTCTGGTTGGAGCTGAGCTGGCAAGCGGATGCTCCGCGATTGGTGCAGATCCCACCGGCTCCGCGGCAGGGTGCCGGCAGCACCCTTTCACAGCAGATCCAGCACAGCCTCCGCCAGATGGCGCTGATCGAGCTGGTTCAAACGGGGTTTGAGCGGGTGGTGGAGTTCCGGATGGCACCAAGGCCCGGCGATGCCGTTCAGCGCGTGCTGGTGCTGGAACTGATGGGCCGCCACAGCAACCTGCTGCTGCTGGGCGAGCAACGACAGGTGGTTGCCCTGGGCCGTCAGGTGCGCGACCACCAGTCCCGGGTTCGTCCCATCGGAACCGGTGATGCCTACCTCCCCCCGCCACCCCTGCAGGGACAGGCCCCCAGTTCCACGGAAGGCTTTGAGCGCTGGCGCGAGCGTCTCCGCCTCCTGCCACTGCCCTTACGCAAAGCCCTGCCGCAGGCCTACCAAGGCATCAGTCCTCCCCTGGCCAGGCAACTGGCCGGTGAGCGGCTGGCCACCTCAGTGGAGCAGCTTGAACAATCCGCATGGTGTGAGCTGCATCGCCATTGGCAGGCCTGGCTGGCCTGTCTCGAGACGGAGCAATTCAGACTTTTTCTCGATGAGGAGGGGTATCGGGTCTGGTCAAGCCATCCCGATCAATCCGGCGACGCTGAAGGCAACGAAGGGAACCTGGCCCTCGCCCTGGGTCACTGGTATCGAGCCCGGATTGACCAGCGCGATCTGCAGCGGGCCTGCGACGAGCTACGTCAGCGTCTGAGCCGCTGGCGATCCAAGGAAGACCTGGCTCTGGAGGATCAGCGCAGGCGACTGGCCGCCTGCGCCGACAGCACAGATCTGCAGCAGCAGGCTGATGCCTTGCTTTGCCTGCCCGCGCCGAATCGCGACGAAGTGGATCTGGCCCAGAAGCTCTACCGACGGGCCCGCAAGCTGCGGCGATCCAGCACCGTTCTGGAGGAGCGCATCCTTCACCACGACAGTCGGCTGCAGCTGATCAACGGCAGCGAGGCCTTCATCGATGATCTCCAGGCTGCGGCCTGGCAACCCATGGCGGCACGCCTGGAAGCCCTCAGCGATCTACGGCGGGAACTGGACGAGCTGCTCAATCCGGTGGGACGCCAGGAGCGGAAGCAGCGCCAGCAACAGGGCACACCCCAACCCCTGGAACTCACCAGCCCCAGTGGCCTCTTGCTGCAGGTGGGCCGCAACCATCGCCAGAACGACTGGATCAGCCTGCGCCAGGCCCGCAGCGGTGACCTCTGGTTTCACGCCCAGGAATGTCCCGGCAGCCATGTGGTGCTGAAAAGCTCGGCAGGTCTGGCCGATGACGATGATCTGCAGCTGGCCTGCGACCTGGCGTCATATTTCAGCCGTGCCCGAGGCAACGTGCGGGTTGCCATTGTGATGGTGCCGACGGATCATCTGCAGCGGATCGCCGGTGCCGGCCCAGGCACCGTTCGCCACAGCGGCGGGGAGGTGCGCTGGGGTGACCCACTCCGGGCCGAGACCCGACTCAGCAGCCTCGAGGCTTCTAGCCTGGCCATTAGAAAGGGCTGA
- the gmk gene encoding guanylate kinase, with amino-acid sequence MGTLTVITGPSGVGKGTLVQRLLARNPSIWVSVSATTRAPREGEREGESYFFHSRERFDALVQEGGLLEWAEFAGNCYGTPRAPVEQQLQAGRPVLLEIELEGARQVRRSFSKARQIFLAPPSFEELERRIRGRGTDSEDAIQQRLLRAREELSAQGEFDAVVVNDDLDQALLKLEGLMGLG; translated from the coding sequence ATGGGCACCCTCACGGTGATCACCGGGCCGAGCGGCGTCGGGAAGGGAACGTTGGTCCAACGCCTTCTGGCGCGGAACCCCAGCATCTGGGTGTCCGTGTCGGCCACCACCCGTGCGCCTCGGGAGGGAGAGCGTGAGGGGGAGAGTTACTTCTTCCACAGCCGGGAGCGATTCGATGCCCTTGTTCAAGAGGGTGGATTGCTGGAGTGGGCTGAATTTGCCGGAAACTGCTACGGAACTCCCCGGGCCCCTGTGGAGCAGCAGTTGCAGGCCGGGCGGCCGGTGCTGCTGGAGATCGAACTGGAGGGAGCAAGACAGGTGCGTCGCAGCTTCTCCAAGGCCCGGCAGATCTTTCTGGCACCCCCCAGCTTTGAGGAACTCGAGCGTCGCATCCGTGGCCGTGGCACCGATTCAGAGGACGCGATCCAGCAGCGATTGCTGCGGGCTCGCGAGGAGTTAAGCGCCCAGGGTGAGTTCGATGCTGTGGTGGTCAACGACGATCTTGATCAGGCTTTGCTGAAGCTGGAAGGATTGATGGGACTGGGTTGA
- the petC gene encoding cytochrome b6-f complex iron-sulfur subunit, translating to MTQLSSSDVPGMGRRQFMNLLTFGSVTGVALGALYPVVNYFIPPRAAGAGGGTTAKDELGNAITATGWLSSHPEGDRSLVQGLKGDPTYLIVEGPDAIGSYGINAICTHLGCVVPWNSGANKFMCPCHGSQYDATGKVVRGPAPLSLALANVSVENDNVFVSQWTETDFRTGDKPWWA from the coding sequence ATGACCCAACTTTCCTCGAGCGATGTGCCCGGAATGGGTCGTCGGCAGTTCATGAATCTGCTGACCTTCGGTTCCGTCACCGGAGTTGCCCTGGGTGCTCTCTACCCCGTCGTCAATTACTTCATTCCGCCCCGCGCCGCTGGAGCTGGCGGTGGCACCACTGCGAAGGATGAACTTGGCAATGCCATCACAGCCACCGGCTGGCTGTCCTCTCACCCTGAGGGTGATCGCAGTTTGGTCCAGGGCCTCAAGGGTGACCCCACCTACCTGATTGTGGAAGGGCCCGATGCCATCGGTAGTTACGGCATTAACGCCATCTGCACCCACCTGGGCTGCGTGGTGCCCTGGAACAGCGGCGCCAACAAGTTCATGTGCCCTTGCCACGGCAGTCAGTACGACGCCACCGGCAAGGTGGTGCGCGGCCCCGCACCTCTCTCCCTTGCTCTGGCCAACGTGAGCGTCGAGAACGACAACGTCTTTGTGAGCCAGTGGACTGAAACCGATTTCCGCACGGGCGATAAGCCCTGGTGGGCCTGA
- a CDS encoding photosystem I reaction center subunit III (PsaF): protein MRRLFAALLSALLVFGFAPVAKADVAGLTPCSESARFQQRAAAATTPQAKARFEMYSQASCGDDGLPHLIVDGRWSHAGDFVYPGIMFLYVAGCIGWAGREYLKATRGKNAAMNEIQIDLGIAFKSLLAAATWPLAAFGEFTSGKLLEDDNKVTVSPR from the coding sequence ATGCGTCGTCTCTTCGCCGCCCTGCTCTCGGCCCTCCTGGTGTTCGGCTTCGCTCCCGTCGCCAAGGCTGATGTGGCCGGCCTGACCCCCTGCTCCGAAAGCGCCCGCTTCCAGCAGCGCGCCGCTGCCGCCACAACGCCCCAGGCCAAGGCTCGTTTCGAGATGTACAGCCAGGCCTCCTGCGGCGATGACGGCCTGCCCCACCTGATCGTCGATGGCCGCTGGAGCCACGCCGGTGATTTCGTTTACCCCGGAATCATGTTCCTCTACGTGGCCGGTTGCATCGGCTGGGCCGGCCGCGAGTACCTGAAGGCAACCCGGGGCAAGAACGCCGCGATGAATGAAATTCAGATCGACCTTGGCATTGCTTTCAAGAGCCTCCTTGCTGCAGCGACCTGGCCCCTAGCTGCCTTCGGTGAGTTCACCAGCGGAAAGCTGCTGGAGGACGACAACAAAGTGACCGTCTCCCCTCGCTGA
- the tatC gene encoding twin-arginine translocase subunit TatC, translated as MPLVDHLEELRQRVLRSLLAVVVSALVCLLAVKPLVRLLEVPAQGIHFLQLAPGEFLFVSLKVAGYAGLTLALPYVLFQLLAFVLPGLTIRERRLIAPAVAGSAVLFLAGIAFAGWALVPAALRFLVSYGADVVEPLWSIERYLDFVLLLMLATGLAFQLPVLQLLLGVLGLVRWRTMLGAWRWVVLGSALAGAVLTPSTDPITMLLLAGAITALFLIGVGLVAFTESLRPETP; from the coding sequence ATGCCTCTGGTGGATCACCTTGAGGAACTGCGCCAGCGCGTGCTGCGCAGCCTGCTGGCGGTGGTCGTTTCAGCCCTGGTCTGCCTGTTGGCGGTGAAGCCGTTGGTGCGACTGCTGGAGGTTCCGGCCCAGGGAATTCACTTCCTGCAGTTGGCCCCCGGTGAATTCCTGTTCGTGTCGCTGAAGGTAGCCGGCTACGCCGGCCTCACGCTTGCCCTTCCCTACGTGCTGTTTCAGCTGCTGGCCTTTGTGCTCCCTGGACTAACGATTCGGGAACGTCGGCTTATCGCACCCGCGGTTGCCGGATCTGCAGTGTTGTTTCTGGCGGGGATTGCTTTTGCCGGGTGGGCCCTGGTCCCTGCAGCCCTGCGCTTTCTGGTGAGCTACGGCGCCGATGTGGTCGAGCCGCTCTGGTCGATCGAGCGTTATCTGGATTTCGTTCTGTTGCTGATGCTGGCCACAGGCCTGGCCTTTCAGTTGCCGGTGCTGCAGCTGTTGCTGGGCGTGTTGGGGCTGGTGCGCTGGCGCACGATGCTGGGGGCCTGGCGTTGGGTGGTGCTGGGCTCAGCCCTCGCTGGGGCCGTGCTGACCCCCTCAACCGACCCAATCACGATGCTGTTGTTGGCGGGCGCCATCACAGCCTTGTTCCTGATCGGCGTGGGGCTGGTGGCATTCACCGAGAGCCTCAGACCAGAAACTCCCTGA
- the cobM gene encoding precorrin-4 C(11)-methyltransferase, with translation MTHPVCFVGGGPGAADLLTLRAAERIRQADVLIWTDSLVCPQITALAPDHCERIRTSTLTLEEVIPLLIDRQRQGAKVVRLHDGDTAFYSAINEQICALNDADIPVEVVPGVSAYQAAAAGLSSELTIPGVVQTIVLGRAGGRTGVPPSEELDRLAGLGASLCLYLSARHIDDVQATLQRHYPDDTPVAIAYRVSWPDEWMSVVPLAQMAAASKERQLIRTTLYIISPALNGGQQRSRLYSPDHDHLFRQRH, from the coding sequence CTGACTCACCCTGTTTGTTTTGTTGGGGGAGGTCCAGGGGCTGCAGATCTCCTGACCCTTCGTGCCGCTGAGCGCATTCGTCAGGCTGATGTTCTGATCTGGACTGATTCCCTGGTTTGCCCCCAGATCACAGCGCTTGCTCCTGATCATTGCGAAAGGATCCGCACCAGCACACTGACGCTGGAAGAGGTGATCCCCCTGCTGATCGATCGACAACGACAGGGGGCAAAGGTCGTGCGTCTGCACGACGGTGACACTGCCTTCTACAGCGCGATCAACGAACAGATCTGTGCTCTGAATGACGCCGACATTCCGGTGGAGGTGGTCCCCGGAGTAAGTGCCTATCAAGCGGCCGCGGCCGGACTCTCCAGCGAACTCACCATTCCAGGAGTGGTTCAGACGATTGTTCTTGGTCGCGCCGGGGGCCGCACGGGGGTTCCGCCGTCAGAAGAGCTCGATCGGCTCGCAGGGCTCGGCGCCAGCCTTTGCCTCTATCTCAGTGCCCGTCATATCGACGACGTGCAGGCCACCCTTCAACGGCACTACCCCGACGACACCCCGGTGGCCATTGCCTACCGGGTGAGCTGGCCCGATGAATGGATGTCCGTGGTCCCTTTGGCGCAGATGGCCGCTGCCAGCAAGGAGCGCCAACTGATCCGCACAACCCTATACATCATCAGTCCGGCACTCAACGGAGGTCAGCAACGGTCCCGTTTGTATTCACCAGATCACGACCACCTGTTCCGACAAAGACACTGA
- the lgt gene encoding prolipoprotein diacylglyceryl transferase produces the protein MFTSPGPVLFQFGPLTLRWYGLLIAMAVLIGLNLSSRLAQSRKLENGLISDLLPLLVLFSVIGARLYYVAFEWHNYANQPIKALAIWEGGIAIHGALIAGTLTLILFCRWRSQPFLDVLDVLAPSVALGQAIGRWGNFFNSEAFGVPTDLAWKLFIPYANRPVIYADAEFFHPTFLYESIWNLLLFVLLLVLFRWGSRERQNFPAGTLSCVYLIGYSLGRIWIEGLRIDPLCVGALPPACEGGVRIAQLMSAMLMVLGGLGLWWLKRRQQQLPVSTNR, from the coding sequence ATGTTCACATCACCAGGGCCCGTTCTGTTTCAGTTCGGGCCGCTCACCCTTCGCTGGTACGGACTTCTGATCGCCATGGCCGTGCTGATCGGATTGAATCTTTCCAGTCGCCTGGCGCAGTCCCGCAAGCTTGAGAACGGGTTGATCAGTGATCTTCTCCCACTGCTGGTGTTGTTCTCTGTGATCGGAGCAAGGCTGTATTACGTCGCTTTCGAGTGGCATAACTACGCCAACCAACCGATCAAGGCTTTGGCGATCTGGGAGGGAGGGATCGCCATCCACGGGGCACTGATCGCCGGAACTCTCACGCTGATCCTGTTCTGTCGCTGGCGTAGTCAGCCCTTTCTGGATGTTCTTGACGTGCTGGCCCCCTCTGTAGCGCTAGGGCAGGCCATCGGTCGATGGGGGAACTTCTTCAACTCCGAAGCCTTCGGTGTTCCAACGGACCTTGCCTGGAAGTTGTTCATCCCCTACGCCAATCGGCCCGTGATCTACGCCGACGCCGAGTTTTTCCACCCAACTTTCCTGTATGAGTCGATCTGGAATCTGCTGCTGTTCGTGCTGCTGCTCGTCCTCTTCCGCTGGGGAAGCCGAGAGCGTCAGAACTTTCCAGCAGGAACTCTCAGTTGTGTGTACCTGATCGGTTACAGCCTGGGGCGCATCTGGATCGAGGGACTCCGCATCGATCCTCTCTGCGTGGGAGCGCTGCCACCCGCCTGTGAGGGTGGTGTTCGCATCGCCCAGTTGATGAGTGCCATGCTGATGGTTCTGGGTGGATTGGGACTGTGGTGGTTGAAGCGGCGACAACAACAGCTTCCAGTGTCAACCAACCGCTGA
- the psaJ gene encoding photosystem I reaction center subunit IX codes for MQKFLTTAPVVAAIWFTLTAGILIEWNRFFPDLLFHPM; via the coding sequence ATGCAGAAATTCCTCACCACCGCTCCAGTGGTTGCCGCCATCTGGTTCACCCTGACCGCCGGGATCCTGATCGAGTGGAACCGTTTCTTCCCCGACCTGCTGTTCCACCCCATGTGA
- the petA gene encoding cytochrome f — MRRHLSLLIGSLVLGLSLLIAPAASWAYPFWAQQNYDSPREATGKIVCANCHLAKKLTQAEVPQSVLPDTVFTASVKIPYEEGLLEIGADGSDVGLQVGAVVMLPDGFTLAPQDRWTEEMKEETEGVYFSQYSDDQPNILLVGPIPGDQHQEVVFPLLSPDPATDSNIHFGKYQLHVGGNRGRGQVYPTGEKSNNAVYTAPASGSVAAIEDGDNGSSILTINTADGAAVTETIPVGPQLLVNVGDNVEAGAALTNDPNVGGFGQVDAEIVLQNPVRIYGLLAFFAAVALAQIMLVLKKRQIEKVQAAEGNF; from the coding sequence ATGCGTCGCCACCTTTCCCTTCTGATCGGATCCCTGGTGCTCGGCCTGAGCCTGCTGATCGCCCCCGCCGCCAGCTGGGCCTACCCCTTCTGGGCTCAACAGAATTACGACAGCCCCCGGGAAGCCACCGGCAAGATCGTCTGTGCCAACTGCCACCTGGCCAAGAAGCTGACTCAGGCCGAAGTTCCCCAGTCAGTGCTCCCCGACACGGTGTTCACCGCCAGCGTCAAGATCCCCTACGAGGAGGGTCTGCTGGAGATCGGTGCCGATGGCAGCGACGTGGGCCTTCAGGTCGGTGCGGTGGTGATGCTGCCCGATGGCTTCACCCTTGCGCCTCAGGATCGCTGGACCGAGGAGATGAAAGAGGAGACCGAAGGGGTCTATTTCTCGCAGTACAGCGACGACCAACCCAACATTCTGCTAGTGGGCCCGATCCCCGGCGATCAGCACCAGGAAGTGGTCTTCCCGCTGCTGTCCCCCGACCCCGCGACCGACAGCAACATCCACTTCGGCAAATACCAGCTCCATGTGGGCGGCAACCGTGGCCGCGGCCAGGTGTACCCCACCGGTGAGAAGAGCAACAACGCTGTTTACACAGCCCCTGCCTCAGGCTCTGTTGCTGCCATTGAGGACGGAGACAATGGCTCCAGCATCCTCACCATCAACACCGCCGATGGCGCGGCTGTGACGGAAACCATCCCCGTTGGTCCTCAGCTGCTTGTCAATGTTGGCGACAACGTTGAAGCCGGCGCTGCACTAACCAACGACCCCAATGTGGGTGGCTTCGGCCAGGTTGATGCCGAGATCGTTCTGCAGAACCCCGTTCGGATCTACGGCCTGCTCGCTTTCTTCGCAGCTGTTGCCTTGGCCCAGATCATGCTGGTGCTGAAGAAAAGACAGATCGAAAAGGTTCAGGCTGCTGAGGGCAACTTCTGA
- a CDS encoding helix-turn-helix domain-containing protein: MSGSQNNAGSTQPSGIRAVGASIREGRESRSMSRDELAQRLNMGCEQLEALEQGDLQHLPEPVFVKAMVRRLASHLGLDADDLVAQLGPVPSPATNNKTTPSQQSTREQSSATRWISVLLSLTAMIGLGSWARRLLPETISPAIGQSASIKAIQEPVVQSTADLSQEDIRIVPAGSTTASITLDCTEPCWIALRRDGSVEFEGMLETSRTVENSEGVEIYPGRPDLVTLRRAGDEPITLGSINDLRWYSLNPER, translated from the coding sequence ATGAGCGGAAGCCAAAACAACGCAGGCTCCACCCAGCCGTCCGGGATCAGGGCTGTTGGCGCTTCGATCCGTGAGGGTCGTGAGTCCCGTTCGATGAGCCGTGATGAGCTGGCCCAGCGATTAAACATGGGTTGTGAACAACTGGAGGCACTGGAGCAGGGGGATCTCCAGCATTTGCCAGAACCTGTGTTCGTTAAGGCGATGGTGCGACGGCTCGCCAGTCACTTGGGACTTGATGCCGATGATCTGGTGGCGCAACTGGGTCCTGTCCCAAGTCCAGCGACAAACAACAAAACGACGCCATCACAACAATCAACCCGTGAACAATCCTCTGCAACACGATGGATCTCCGTCCTGTTGTCGCTAACGGCAATGATCGGCTTGGGTAGCTGGGCTCGTCGTCTGCTGCCTGAAACCATCAGTCCTGCCATCGGCCAATCAGCCAGCATCAAGGCCATACAGGAACCGGTGGTGCAATCCACGGCTGACTTGTCTCAAGAGGACATCCGGATTGTTCCAGCTGGATCAACCACCGCTTCGATCACCCTTGACTGCACAGAACCGTGTTGGATCGCCCTGCGGCGCGATGGATCTGTTGAATTCGAGGGGATGCTGGAGACATCCAGAACAGTGGAGAACTCCGAAGGCGTTGAGATCTATCCCGGTCGTCCGGATCTGGTGACGCTGCGTCGAGCTGGAGACGAACCGATCACCCTCGGCAGCATCAACGACCTGCGCTGGTACTCGCTCAACCCTGAACGCTGA
- a CDS encoding Ppx/GppA phosphatase family protein produces MLDAVSESKAPAGSQPTRSSAQTRRVAAIDIGTNSTHLLVASVDTTLGTFSIEQAEKSTTRLGERDPDSGELTPAGMQRGYETLRRFRDLAISHDVEQIVTAATSAVREAPNGREFLQSIQDGLGMDVDLVSGPEEARLIYLGVLSGMSFGDRPHLLLDIGGGSTELILADGRDARALTSTRVGAVRLQRDFVKDDPIPPQRRSFLQAFIQGSLEPAVDKVHRRIKPGEIPVLVATSGTAMAIGALAASEDDRPPLKLHGYRVSRQRLDRVVEKLVTMTPEQRRDLSPINDRRAEIIVPGALILQTTMQMLGVDELVLSERALREGLIVDWMLRHGLLEDRFSFQSSIRQRTVIHQVQRFAVNQRRAERVATHALSLYDATEGLMHQDDGQGRELLWAAAMLHACGQHINLSAYHKHSWYLIRHGELLGYSEAEHLMVAAIARYHRRSLPKKRHESWQALVTRDNRRRVSEMALLLRLAAALDRRPEPVVASLRVNTTPDVLDLVLVPERLNQNLSLEQWSLESCAEVVREASGVKLRVSVQG; encoded by the coding sequence ATGCTGGACGCTGTGTCTGAATCAAAGGCTCCGGCAGGGTCGCAACCGACGAGATCGTCGGCCCAGACCCGCCGGGTGGCCGCCATCGACATCGGCACCAACTCCACTCATCTGCTGGTGGCCTCCGTTGACACCACCCTGGGCACCTTCAGCATCGAACAGGCGGAGAAGTCGACCACACGACTCGGGGAGCGGGATCCGGATAGCGGCGAACTCACGCCGGCGGGTATGCAGCGCGGCTACGAAACGCTGCGACGTTTCCGGGACCTAGCGATCAGTCACGACGTTGAGCAGATCGTGACCGCAGCCACCAGCGCCGTGCGGGAGGCTCCCAATGGTCGGGAGTTTCTCCAGAGCATCCAGGACGGTCTCGGCATGGATGTGGACCTGGTCAGTGGCCCGGAGGAGGCCCGTCTGATTTATCTCGGGGTGCTGTCCGGTATGTCCTTCGGAGATCGCCCCCACCTGCTTCTGGACATCGGTGGCGGATCGACGGAACTGATCCTGGCCGATGGACGCGATGCCCGAGCCCTCACCAGCACCCGGGTGGGTGCGGTGCGGTTGCAACGGGATTTCGTCAAGGACGATCCAATCCCCCCCCAGCGTCGTTCGTTCCTGCAGGCCTTCATCCAGGGCTCCCTGGAGCCGGCCGTCGACAAGGTGCACCGGCGGATCAAACCCGGGGAAATTCCTGTTCTGGTGGCCACAAGCGGCACGGCCATGGCCATTGGGGCACTGGCGGCTAGTGAGGACGATCGCCCTCCGTTGAAACTGCACGGCTATCGGGTGTCGCGGCAGCGGCTTGATCGGGTGGTCGAGAAGCTGGTGACGATGACTCCGGAGCAGCGACGGGATCTATCGCCGATCAATGACCGAAGGGCCGAAATCATCGTGCCCGGGGCCCTGATTCTGCAGACCACCATGCAGATGCTCGGCGTGGATGAACTCGTTCTCAGTGAACGGGCGCTGCGGGAGGGACTGATCGTTGATTGGATGCTGCGCCATGGCCTGCTTGAGGACCGCTTCAGTTTTCAGAGCAGCATTCGGCAGCGCACGGTGATTCATCAGGTGCAGCGCTTTGCCGTGAACCAGCGGCGAGCCGAACGGGTGGCCACCCATGCCCTGAGTTTGTATGACGCCACGGAGGGCCTGATGCACCAGGACGATGGCCAGGGACGTGAGTTGCTCTGGGCTGCCGCGATGCTTCATGCCTGCGGACAGCACATCAACCTCAGTGCGTATCACAAGCACTCCTGGTACTTGATCCGTCATGGCGAGCTTCTTGGCTATTCCGAGGCGGAGCATCTGATGGTGGCGGCGATTGCCCGCTATCACCGCCGCAGTCTTCCCAAGAAACGGCATGAGTCCTGGCAGGCGCTGGTGACGCGTGACAACCGTCGTCGCGTCAGCGAAATGGCTCTGCTGTTGCGTTTGGCCGCAGCCCTTGACCGTCGACCAGAGCCTGTGGTGGCGTCGTTGCGGGTGAACACCACACCGGATGTGCTCGATCTGGTGCTTGTGCCGGAGCGACTCAACCAGAACCTGAGCCTGGAGCAGTGGAGTCTGGAGAGCTGCGCGGAAGTGGTTCGTGAGGCTTCCGGAGTGAAACTTCGGGTCAGCGTTCAGGGTTGA
- a CDS encoding 4-hydroxybenzoate polyprenyltransferase — MDSIRERLGPWLELLRWTKPTGRLILLIPAGWSLWLSPSAPPGLDLLLQIVVGGLAVSGAGCIANDLWDRRFDGRVERTKQRPLARGAIRPTSALVLLIVLLSLSLAVVLSLDEASRQLCLLLSIGALPAILLYPSAKRWFAYPQAVLAFCWGFAVLIPWAAAERSLTLQPALIGCWLATLLWTFGFDTVYAMADRRDDALIGLNSSALSLGNRAVVTVRACYVLTVVALGVAAASAGVHPLFWIFWLGASLLMQISCQSLNHRNATMASFGLHFRRQVQLGSLLLLGLIVSRGLSG, encoded by the coding sequence GTGGACAGCATTCGTGAACGCCTTGGCCCCTGGCTTGAACTGCTGCGCTGGACCAAGCCGACCGGTCGCCTGATCCTGTTGATTCCCGCCGGTTGGAGCCTTTGGTTGTCCCCCTCAGCACCGCCGGGACTGGATCTGCTTCTGCAGATCGTGGTTGGTGGCCTGGCTGTGAGTGGTGCCGGCTGCATCGCCAACGATCTCTGGGACCGCCGTTTTGATGGCCGGGTGGAACGGACCAAACAGCGTCCCCTGGCCAGGGGTGCGATCCGGCCGACATCAGCCCTCGTGCTGTTGATCGTTCTGCTGTCCCTCAGCCTTGCCGTGGTTCTCAGCCTTGATGAAGCCAGCCGGCAGCTGTGCCTGCTGCTCTCCATCGGCGCCCTGCCAGCGATCCTGCTCTATCCCTCCGCCAAGCGCTGGTTCGCCTACCCCCAGGCGGTGCTGGCCTTCTGCTGGGGCTTTGCCGTGCTGATCCCCTGGGCTGCAGCTGAACGGAGCCTGACCCTGCAGCCGGCCCTGATCGGTTGTTGGCTGGCCACGCTTCTGTGGACCTTTGGCTTCGACACGGTTTATGCCATGGCCGACCGCCGTGATGATGCGTTGATCGGTCTCAACAGCAGTGCATTGAGCCTGGGGAACCGAGCCGTCGTCACCGTCAGAGCCTGTTACGTGTTGACGGTCGTCGCTCTTGGGGTGGCCGCCGCCAGCGCAGGGGTTCATCCACTGTTCTGGATCTTCTGGCTCGGCGCCTCCCTGCTGATGCAGATCAGTTGCCAATCCTTGAATCACAGGAACGCCACCATGGCCAGCTTTGGCCTGCACTTCCGCCGTCAGGTCCAGCTGGGCAGCCTGCTGCTGCTGGGGCTGATCGTGAGCCGCGGGCTATCCGGATGA